The following are encoded in a window of Geobacter metallireducens GS-15 genomic DNA:
- a CDS encoding DUF4435 domain-containing protein, which produces MSRLIHSNSGHIRSMQISNTQLFIFVEGKQSDPYFFAKVCKASLPDSIEFEISTAQQISGGAGGKEALISYFRCLRRKSALISFFEGKRTACIFILDKDIDDIKRKQLRSTHVIYTQYYDVQNYIFEHGDLVTGVAAAASIDPRKLHGVLGNSSEWCRRVSHLWRDWIALCFRLIEDGIRGEANYGAPSRIQTRNCGMTDTIALESLVRTLAQRTNISFDEMMRKVELSNKKIDRYFKTGQHHRIFKGKWFSLILADEVERIMTGQPHDCNGLAGRLPSTVAATINFNDPWIEYFKHRLCAVAAML; this is translated from the coding sequence ATGAGTCGTCTAATACATTCAAACTCAGGGCATATTCGTTCAATGCAGATTTCCAATACTCAACTTTTCATTTTTGTCGAAGGGAAGCAGAGTGATCCGTATTTTTTTGCTAAAGTCTGTAAAGCTTCACTACCCGATAGTATTGAATTTGAGATTTCGACAGCCCAACAAATTTCTGGAGGAGCCGGTGGCAAAGAAGCGTTGATTTCTTATTTTAGGTGCCTCCGTCGAAAAAGTGCGCTCATATCTTTTTTCGAAGGCAAAAGAACGGCTTGTATTTTCATTTTAGACAAGGATATTGACGATATAAAGCGCAAGCAACTACGATCAACACACGTCATATATACACAGTATTATGATGTTCAAAATTACATATTTGAGCATGGCGATCTTGTTACTGGAGTTGCGGCAGCTGCCTCGATTGATCCTCGTAAGCTTCATGGTGTGCTTGGAAATTCATCTGAATGGTGCAGAAGGGTTTCTCACTTATGGCGTGACTGGATTGCATTGTGTTTCCGTCTCATTGAAGATGGAATCCGTGGTGAAGCAAACTATGGAGCACCTTCACGAATTCAGACACGTAATTGTGGTATGACAGACACGATTGCACTTGAATCCCTTGTCCGCACACTTGCGCAACGTACAAACATATCTTTCGATGAAATGATGAGGAAAGTGGAATTGTCGAATAAGAAGATTGATAGATATTTCAAAACAGGTCAACATCATAGAATTTTTAAGGGGAAATGGTTTTCATTGATTCTTGCAGATGAAGTTGAGCGTATCATGACGGGTCAACCACACGATTGCAACGGATTGGCTGGGCGACTCCCTTCAACTGTTGCTGCCACGATAAATTTTAACGACCCTTGGATCGAGTATTTCAAACACCGATTGTGTGCTGTAGCAGCAATGCTATAA
- a CDS encoding AAA family ATPase, translating to MLGKRSDFEKRYVTDQTLQDVVQDIDSVEEKIKSAVSSRDMLQKLISKMFTANKSIHFGDKSIQVKSMSGEDIGLATLSSGEKHLLKILVESLLIGDSSLIIDEPEISMHIDWQKDLVSSIRALNADAQLIFATHSPEIMADISDDKIFRI from the coding sequence CTGCTAGGAAAGAGAAGTGATTTTGAAAAACGATATGTAACTGATCAAACATTACAAGATGTAGTTCAAGACATTGATTCAGTAGAGGAAAAAATTAAGTCAGCAGTGAGTTCAAGAGACATGCTGCAAAAGCTTATCTCAAAAATGTTTACTGCTAATAAATCAATTCATTTTGGAGACAAATCAATACAGGTTAAGAGCATGTCAGGCGAAGATATAGGGTTAGCAACTCTGTCATCTGGCGAAAAGCACCTACTTAAAATATTGGTAGAATCTCTACTTATTGGTGATAGTTCACTTATAATAGATGAACCTGAAATTTCAATGCATATAGATTGGCAAAAAGACTTGGTTAGTTCAATACGAGCACTTAATGCTGATGCACAGTTAATATTTGCTACACATTCGCCTGAAATAATGGCTGATATTTCTGATGATAAAATATTCAGGATATGA
- a CDS encoding IS5-like element ISGme1 family transposase codes for MRGAETKTEALFCYLSPESYVPKDHPLRSIRAMVDKALAELSPQFEAMYSHTGRPSIPPEQLLKALLLQALYTIRSNRLLVEQISYSILFRWFVGLALDEKVWDHSSFSTNLERLIDTDVARLLLAKVVEQARRAKLLSDEHFSVDGTLIEAWASIKSFRPKDGPKPPVGRNTERDFHGEKLKNDTHASTTDPDARIARRSSGKEAKLSYHGHALMENRNGIIVDARITHATGTAERDTAVEMIADVAGNKRITMGGDKGYDTKECVKDLRALKVTPHIAQNTANRRSAIDGRTTRHEGYKTSLRIRKRIEEAFGWLKTVGNLRKTRHRGIAKVDWYFTMAIAAYNLVRLRNLGTKTA; via the coding sequence ATGCGCGGCGCCGAGACAAAAACCGAAGCTCTGTTCTGTTATCTCTCCCCTGAGTCGTACGTCCCGAAGGACCACCCCTTGCGGTCGATCAGGGCGATGGTGGATAAGGCCCTTGCAGAGCTCAGCCCGCAATTCGAGGCCATGTACTCCCACACCGGCCGGCCCTCGATTCCTCCTGAGCAGTTGCTTAAAGCACTTCTGCTTCAGGCGCTGTACACCATCAGGAGTAACCGTCTGCTGGTGGAGCAGATCAGCTACAGCATCCTGTTCCGCTGGTTTGTGGGATTGGCCCTGGACGAGAAGGTCTGGGACCACTCCTCGTTTTCCACCAACCTGGAGCGGTTGATCGATACCGACGTGGCACGGCTGCTCTTGGCAAAAGTAGTTGAGCAGGCCCGAAGGGCAAAGCTGTTGTCCGACGAGCACTTCAGCGTTGACGGCACCCTCATCGAGGCGTGGGCTTCTATCAAGAGCTTTCGGCCCAAGGATGGACCAAAGCCTCCAGTGGGTCGTAACACGGAGCGTGATTTCCACGGCGAAAAGCTCAAAAACGACACCCATGCCTCCACCACCGATCCGGATGCGCGGATTGCCAGGAGAAGCTCGGGCAAAGAGGCGAAGCTCAGTTACCACGGGCACGCTCTCATGGAGAACCGCAACGGGATCATCGTCGATGCCAGAATCACCCACGCAACCGGTACCGCTGAGCGGGATACCGCAGTCGAGATGATCGCAGACGTCGCCGGTAACAAGCGGATCACCATGGGCGGCGACAAGGGCTACGACACCAAAGAGTGCGTCAAAGATCTGCGAGCACTCAAGGTAACCCCTCACATTGCTCAGAACACCGCTAACCGCCGCTCAGCCATCGATGGCAGGACTACCCGCCACGAAGGCTACAAAACCAGCCTGAGGATTCGCAAGCGGATCGAAGAGGCCTTCGGCTGGCTCAAGACTGTCGGCAATCTCCGCAAGACCCGGCATCGGGGAATAGCGAAAGTCGACTGGTACTTCACCATGGCCATTGCGGCATACAATCTGGTCCGGCTGCGCAATCTCGGGACGAAAACGGCATAA
- a CDS encoding ATP-binding protein, whose translation MSHIVSFRIEGLAGRDKPLEMDLNRDTNIFFGQNGSGKTSLLKILHSAMANETEILSGVPFKSAEVSIFSLNYNKVFTRSIEKKAIRKNSSSRISKSKKQPSFIENEMVIIREQLLQKNMSWSCSDKEGADTRWAHQFLPTSRIHVSDEMSFLSQDNPRGSRPWLTEENLDSLFAKSVEILWSKYSAEMLGVVRAAQEQGLASILRAVLSPQSVRNSCGKNILTANAAYDLVKSFLDRQSTASILAGR comes from the coding sequence ATGTCTCATATCGTGTCTTTTAGAATTGAAGGGCTCGCTGGTCGCGACAAGCCTCTCGAAATGGACCTTAATCGTGACACCAATATATTCTTTGGCCAGAATGGGAGCGGTAAGACTTCCCTATTAAAAATTCTGCATTCTGCAATGGCTAACGAGACAGAGATCCTAAGCGGTGTTCCATTTAAGTCTGCGGAAGTAAGCATATTTTCTTTAAATTACAACAAGGTATTTACTCGATCAATTGAGAAAAAGGCTATACGCAAGAATAGTTCATCCAGAATTAGCAAATCAAAGAAGCAACCTTCATTTATTGAAAATGAAATGGTTATTATTCGCGAGCAGCTGTTACAAAAAAACATGTCATGGTCTTGTTCTGATAAAGAAGGTGCAGATACACGCTGGGCGCACCAGTTCCTGCCTACTTCGCGTATCCATGTAAGCGACGAAATGAGTTTTCTGTCCCAAGACAATCCCCGTGGTAGTCGGCCTTGGCTAACGGAAGAAAACCTTGATTCATTATTTGCAAAATCAGTTGAAATCCTATGGAGTAAATATTCTGCTGAGATGTTGGGTGTAGTTCGCGCTGCACAAGAGCAAGGATTAGCCAGCATACTTCGAGCAGTTCTTTCACCTCAGAGTGTAAGAAATAGCTGTGGAAAGAACATACTCACTGCTAACGCCGCGTATGATTTGGTTAAGTCATTTCTTGATAGGCAGTCAACCGCTTCAATTCTAGCAGGCCGTTGA